From Pseudanabaena sp. PCC 6802, one genomic window encodes:
- a CDS encoding type IV pilin-like G/H family protein: MKSEFRAKLLQHVLSKKNSEKGFTLIELLVVIIIIGILAAIALPSFLNQSNKAKQSEAKTYVGTLNKGQQAYFTEKNRFGSDINILGVGVKTQTENYDFNSANAAYDAGLPSNNNATSTGTPRSVALRGYSGMVQLNVVASTSDVTSLAALCEMNQAGATTPVSPTSNATGGPTCTAGTQPVGN; the protein is encoded by the coding sequence ATGAAATCAGAATTCAGAGCCAAGCTACTCCAACACGTACTCAGCAAGAAAAATTCCGAAAAGGGCTTTACCCTCATCGAACTGCTAGTTGTAATCATCATCATCGGTATTCTGGCTGCGATTGCTCTACCTTCCTTCCTCAATCAATCTAACAAAGCTAAGCAATCCGAAGCTAAAACCTACGTCGGTACCCTCAACAAAGGTCAACAAGCCTACTTCACCGAAAAGAATCGCTTTGGCTCTGACATCAACATCCTGGGCGTTGGTGTCAAGACCCAAACCGAGAACTACGACTTCAACTCTGCAAATGCTGCCTATGATGCCGGCCTTCCTTCTAACAACAACGCTACCAGCACTGGCACACCCAGATCCGTAGCACTCAGAGGCTATAGTGGCATGGTGCAATTAAATGTTGTGGCTAGTACCAGCGATGTTACCAGCCTTGCTGCTCTGTGTGAAATGAATCAGGCAGGCGCAACTACACCAGTTTCTCCTACTTCAAACGCTACAGGTGGTCCTACCTGTACTGCCGGTACTCAACCAGTAGGTAACTAA
- a CDS encoding tetratricopeptide repeat protein — MKANNWQQQANNYYARGEYHKAAQAYEQAIAAEPTQISYYWHLGLMQLLQSQEVEAQTTWLEGMSVAESTLPDDISGMLDSKLAEWNSELAEVLISEATRQQETSALDTAWLLRRHVHEIDPDNINNLFQLVELSIRSRSLTESDFVELDVVNALRTCQRPETVNLDLLLRVLEQAFEYPPLYSSLTELIALYPPFIEGTEAIGFLTVVINGAVKLAYLGNQTRLAIEILELGLRLAPEELEILNHLAPLYQNIGEYEQGISAAKQCYELSHNLIDRIVANYLLLRGLIGSGGNWQEALAVLERHESLLLSLMQSNATKLDSVTTQRLYLTYSVAPYLIDRPTHLRTIQNQVSQLCQANVETYARQHIQRFQQYKVKLQPDRQLKIGYVSHCLRSHSVGWLARWLILHHDRDLFRIHGYLIADQQVEDSLRDWYVQQFDRAYRAGIDGPVSSLSVAEQIYEDEIDILIDLDSTTLDGTCEVMALKPAPIQATWLGWDASGIPTIDYFIADPYVLPDNAQDYYTEKIWRLPRTYIAVDGFEVAVPGLRRDLLEIPNDAVIYFSAQKGYKRHPDTVRLQMRILAAVPNSYFLVKGLSDQQAIRDSFLQIANEEGVTSDRLRFLPPTPSEAIHRANMGIADVILDTYPYNGATTTLEALWMCVPLVTRVGEQFFARYSYTMMTNAGIVEGIAHTDEEYVEWGTRLGCDPALRQQISWRLRQSRQTSPLWNGESFTRDMESAYRQMWLKYLEKQSLSN; from the coding sequence ATGAAGGCAAATAATTGGCAGCAACAGGCAAATAACTACTATGCAAGGGGAGAATATCATAAAGCTGCCCAAGCCTACGAGCAAGCAATTGCCGCAGAACCCACACAAATTTCTTACTACTGGCATCTAGGTTTGATGCAACTGTTACAGTCCCAGGAAGTAGAGGCACAAACTACCTGGCTGGAGGGTATGTCGGTAGCAGAGTCCACTTTGCCGGATGACATATCGGGTATGCTAGACTCTAAATTGGCAGAATGGAATTCTGAATTAGCCGAGGTTTTGATATCAGAAGCTACTCGACAGCAAGAAACATCTGCTTTAGATACTGCCTGGCTGTTGCGTCGTCATGTCCATGAAATTGACCCCGATAATATTAACAATCTATTCCAACTGGTAGAATTATCTATTCGTTCCAGATCGCTAACTGAGTCGGATTTTGTCGAGCTTGACGTAGTAAATGCTCTGAGAACTTGCCAGCGACCTGAAACAGTCAATCTAGATTTGCTATTGCGGGTTTTAGAACAAGCCTTTGAATATCCCCCACTTTATTCATCATTGACAGAGTTGATCGCCTTATACCCCCCTTTTATTGAAGGTACAGAGGCGATTGGGTTTCTTACAGTAGTTATTAATGGTGCGGTGAAGCTGGCATACCTTGGCAATCAAACCAGGTTGGCAATTGAAATATTAGAATTAGGCTTGCGACTAGCACCGGAGGAACTAGAGATTCTCAATCACTTAGCACCTCTATATCAAAATATTGGTGAGTACGAGCAAGGGATTTCTGCTGCTAAGCAATGTTACGAGTTATCTCACAACTTAATCGATCGCATTGTCGCCAACTACCTGTTATTGAGGGGTTTAATTGGCTCAGGTGGGAATTGGCAAGAAGCATTAGCTGTGTTGGAACGACATGAATCTTTGCTACTATCGTTAATGCAATCGAATGCCACCAAATTGGATTCTGTTACTACCCAACGACTCTATCTTACTTATTCTGTTGCCCCCTATCTCATAGATCGCCCTACCCATCTCCGTACTATTCAGAATCAAGTCTCGCAGTTATGCCAAGCAAATGTAGAAACTTACGCCAGACAACATATTCAGCGATTTCAACAATATAAAGTTAAACTGCAACCAGATCGGCAACTAAAGATCGGCTATGTTTCTCATTGCTTGCGCAGCCATTCTGTAGGATGGTTAGCACGCTGGCTAATTCTCCACCACGATCGCGATCTGTTTCGCATTCACGGTTATCTAATTGCCGACCAGCAAGTAGAGGATTCCCTTCGCGACTGGTACGTGCAGCAATTCGATCGTGCCTATCGAGCCGGTATAGATGGACCAGTAAGCAGTTTGTCAGTAGCCGAGCAAATCTATGAAGATGAGATTGATATTCTCATCGATCTTGATAGCACTACTTTGGATGGTACGTGCGAAGTTATGGCTTTAAAGCCTGCTCCGATCCAGGCAACCTGGCTAGGCTGGGATGCCTCTGGCATTCCAACCATAGACTACTTCATTGCCGATCCCTATGTATTGCCTGATAATGCACAGGATTATTACACTGAAAAGATTTGGCGCTTGCCCCGTACTTATATTGCTGTAGATGGCTTCGAGGTAGCAGTACCTGGCTTGCGCCGCGATCTACTGGAAATCCCCAATGATGCGGTAATTTACTTCAGCGCTCAAAAAGGCTACAAGCGCCATCCCGATACGGTTCGCTTGCAAATGCGTATTTTAGCAGCAGTACCCAATAGCTACTTCCTGGTCAAGGGACTGTCGGACCAGCAGGCGATTAGGGACAGTTTCTTACAAATTGCTAACGAAGAAGGAGTAACTAGCGATCGCCTCCGATTCTTACCCCCCACACCCTCTGAAGCCATTCATCGCGCTAATATGGGTATTGCCGATGTAATATTAGATACTTATCCCTATAATGGTGCGACTACTACTCTAGAAGCATTGTGGATGTGCGTACCACTAGTAACCAGAGTAGGCGAACAGTTTTTTGCTCGCTACAGCTATACAATGATGACAAATGCTGGGATCGTTGAAGGCATTGCCCATACAGATGAAGAGTATGTTGAGTGGGGGACTCGCCTCGGCTGCGATCCGGCTCTACGGCAACAGATCTCCTGGCGGTTGCGCCAATCTCGCCAAACATCACCGCTCTGGAATGGGGAGAGTTTTACTAGGGATATGGAATCTGCCTACAGACAGATGTGGTTAAAGTACCTAGAGAAACAATCGCTATCTAATTAA